The sequence GATGGGTCAGTTGACCTCGAACTGGAGCGTGAACGTCTCCGTCTGTAACGGTAACTTGGTATGCGAGAGTATGGTGAAGAGGATGAGGTCGTTTTGATGAAGTCACGTTTGGCTAGGAAGCgtgtctctttgtttttttcaatgtatATGTTGACAGCAAGAACACCCACTGACTCAGCCACGATGAAGGAGAGGGCACCAAAGTAGAAGGACCAGCCGTAGTTGTAGTGGTTCTTCTTGTCCTCATCTTTCTTGTCACTTGGATCTCCGGCATTGCTGGAAATGTAGACAATGATGCCGATGATGTTGCTCAGGCCTGCACAGAATGACAGATGAGTAAGAGATATATGTAGATGGAAATGGTTGAcggtaagatttcagataggtcaTTTTTAAGAAAAAGCTTCACATTGTTGTGTCATCAGATTATGTCACTACTTTGTAACACGTTACCGTGTGGTTGGGTGGAAGATGAGCTATAAGGATTTAGGAAACCTCTTCTACGACTTTTTTATGTACAGGCTGTGCGTGTATATTTGGTTGTTAACCCAGTTAGTGTGTTTATCTGCAGTGCACTGTCCTACCTGCAGCCACAAAAAAGATGCCTGCACTAAGCAGGATGTTGTTCTTGCTGCTGTAGACGCGTCCAACCCCGACACAGAGGCCACCCAACATCAGGAGAATGGTGCTGAGAATTGGGAATAGGCTTGATGCACGCACTATACCTGTTCATGGACAAAATGAAGGCGTCCTGTCAACGGATAGTGTTACCCACCGATATTAGCTTATCACATGCAGTGCTGTGCAAATGTCTTGAGCTACCCTTTATTTCTTACAGCCAGGAAAACAGGATGAAAACAGGTGCAAATACATATGGATATATGGTATATAAggtaaaaacagagtttgtacaattctaatgagcttaaaagtcaatatttggcatgagcacctttattcttcaataCAGCCTGAagcctcttagacaagctttcttgtcatttctttaagtagtcaaAGCGCTTCTTtgcatgttggctgccttttgctcCATTCTCTATCAAGATGATCTCAAactgtaatacatttgcatcacaaaattgttctccaggaaaaagtcagacctcagaatcgcttggcgctattttctctcccttcgtatcactgcgtgctgccgcctgccaacagccgcacctgttacggtgtttactgctcggaagcaggggactgctcggtctgcacttcggtctgcacggtctacacagcacgtagtgatacgaagggagagaaaatagggccaagcgattgtgaggtctgactttttcctggagaatgattttgtgatgcaaatatattactcttttgaacgcatattgttttgtgaagcaaaacgctttatttttgcaaccccagccaactagccggactaccttcgtcaacgccaaaatgaaCTCGGCTCTCAGCACAGAACTAttcctttaaagctgccgtcggcaggttttcaaaattccgagtctaaagtcggaaaattcgaactgatacaactttcaggtccctcccccaacctctaccaagctccaaaccgccccccaaacccctccccctctgtggacgaggttgtgcacgtgagttcacaccagtgtgcgcgcacacaagctggggcagactcacgctcagcatggaagacgtggttggtgactgttctgctcagataatagatcaataataaacctaacgtgattggttaaaaacagccgggagcgctcgatttttgcaaccacgattacaggctttagagggagctacagaattcgggatttttcctaaacagcctatttaatatttagctaatatgactaaaaaagaGGCAGCTTTAACATCAAGGCTATGAGGAGGATTTGTCATACCATAAGACCTAgagccactgattttcagtacAATTCTTGTGTTCATTTgacatacctcagccttttttaCCTGTTTCCCtttcttaagaatggcttcttgacaaccatctttccttaaagaccatttctgatgaggcttcaatGAACAGTAGATGGACTCAGTCTCCTgcctttgctggattttttctatttcttaaggacatcccCTTCAGAATTTGCTTTCCTTCGTTGGTAGTCCTAAATCTACTACTTCTTCTTTTGACACTTATTTCTTTACCTCAGTTGTTTTAAAGaacactgcacaccatgttGACATATGCCACGTTTTTGGCACCTTGTTGGTGCAAGAATACAATCTTATATCTAACTATTATATCTATCAATTTTTCTTTGGTTGGCCAGTAGATGACTGCTGTGTCTACAGGTTCAATTCATGAATTCTCATGCTGACATGATGACaatgcatgctcacacttacTCCTATCGCCGGCTTAAAATCAACTTTATCCTAGCATGCATGTCTTAAgactgtgggaagaaaaaaGAGATCTATGTTGCATGAAAAAATTCATGCAACCCAGTGACAGCCTACCCACCAACAGTATCCAGTCCAGAAACCTCTAACTGTGAGGCAACAATGGTAACCACTGTATCACTGTAACTTAAGCAAACATCAGTGTTTGCCTTTTATTTTTAGACTCATTTGGGATACGAGCTATTTATCATCGTTATCAGTTTTTCTTCtgattttcacttttttgccaAAGTTTggttttagtttgtttgttttgttttggcacCTAAAATACTTGGTAAAGCTAAAGataagtaattttttttttttagaattttggCCACATATTCCAAAGTCTCTGACAAATCCAGAGCATAAACTTCTGCCCAATGCTGTAGTTTTCAACCTACCATGAGTAAGAAAGCTATGTCATCTCAATTATAGGCTACAGCTGCCTTGACTTGGATTATCTGTGTTTCCAAAATGGGTGAACAGATGGATGGGTTTCACTCATTCTCTTATGTGTTGTTACAATGATTGCAATTAAAAAgggtttaattaaaacaaatagAGTTTGTCTGTGTTATATTATGTGTTGCTGTAAATCAGAATTTTGTAAAGGTTAAAGTTTTAATCACTGCATTCATGAGAGGAATTGGAATGTCTGTGCAGTCAAGCTGTTCCTGAAATAGAAGTACATAAAAGGGATATATATACCTAACACACAATAAGTCTGCCTCAACTGAAATGAGAGGGATGAAAGATGACCAAAAATATTCAGATGTTCAACAGGTTAACGTTTGTAGAGGTACTGATTAGAAACTTTTGCTGCCTTTTCATGACATAGATGAAGTGAGTACAGTTTAATTTTCCTGTGCATGTTGAAATTCATTGATTCGGACAGCAGAATAAATAGAAAAGCTATATTAGGGCAAACAGcaaaaatgtaaacacaatGTATGGGATGTTGACTGTGGctgatcttttctttttaacaaaagCTTTAATTGAAAAACCTTAGTAAAATATCAAATTAGGTCTTAGAGTTCTTATACGGGTAAAGTCTTCCTTCTTTCAGACAAGCTGTATTGCACATCAAGCTACAGACTTCATTATCAGCAGAGCTGCTATTACTGTCATGACATCAGGCTTTTTAAGGGAGGGGATAGAGATGTCATGACACATTAAGTACCCTTGTGATAACTCCATCatcactgaagaaaaaaaaaaggaaagatgaTTAAGCACTGAGGTGTTTGAAGATGAAGAGGTTGCACTGACTTACGTAAGATGTACTCTGAGCTGTCTGTATCATAGTCGTTGTCCTCTGGAAAATGATTGATCCGGAAACAGCTCCCTTTGTTTATACCTGTGGAGAAGCCAAAAGCACAGTGAGGGCAATTGTGACTTATGCCTACATTAACAACATGATCAGCACATTTAAGAAATATTATTTGTATAATATTTGTCATGAGAAGCTCTAGCATAAGAGGGATTTAAATTAACCAATCATCAATCAATCTTTCAGTCAATATGGAACATTGATGATTCTGTGCATACAATATCTAAGTTATAGGTGAAATGTCATGCTCTCCCTCTAACCATATCAGAAACCACAGGCTGGTTTGGATTTAAAAATCTCAGGATCTAAGGCCCTCAGGGACCTTCTATTCAAAGACCCAGTCTCTTCACCGAGAAACTCAACTTTTAAGAGAATAAAACATAGAGGATTATGAATATTTAAGGGTTAGACTTTGATTTAAAAGTCTGAGTCCTTATTTGCCACTGTGTCCTGTGAGTTCTGTCTATGTTACTGTGTAGATTACTCTGTAGCTATGTCAGACACCCGAAGCACACATTCAGAGTATTACTGGCACAAGTATCGTATGTTTGAAAGTAATAGCACGTATAAACATCTAAAGTAGACTAAAATTAACACAGACAGCTTGGATTGTTGCGCTTACTCGGGTAGTCCAAAAGCATGGGAAATTCTTGTGATAGCTGATCTCCAGTGTTGAAGTGTCTGAGCACGACACTGAACCCCCACATTGCCCCTGATTTAAGCTCATTAGTAA is a genomic window of Odontesthes bonariensis isolate fOdoBon6 chromosome 4, fOdoBon6.hap1, whole genome shotgun sequence containing:
- the LOC142379405 gene encoding voltage-dependent calcium channel gamma-4 subunit-like; translated protein: MAWCDRRVQTLLAIVGAFAAFSLMTIAIGTDYWLYSRAYICNATNVTNDETQMQTKKVKGDLTHSGLWRICCIEGINKGSCFRINHFPEDNDYDTDSSEYILRIVRASSLFPILSTILLMLGGLCVGVGRVYSSKNNILLSAGIFFVAAGLSNIIGIIVYISSNAGDPSDKKDEDKKNHYNYGWSFYFGALSFIVAESVGVLAVNIYIEKNKETRFLAKRDFIKTTSSSSPYSRIPSYRYRRRRSRSSSRSTDPSREPSPVGMKIGGGSGGGGLGMGLPMGDISLYTFSRDPLKVGSGTAGHYSPERDTGFLQVHNCFQKDVKNGANRRTTPV